In a genomic window of Phragmites australis chromosome 14, lpPhrAust1.1, whole genome shotgun sequence:
- the LOC133889958 gene encoding uncharacterized protein LOC133889958, translated as MSNKTKGPGPKTLASVPNHHRRRAPNPPPPSPAAAAAAAMRPLDEKETTMVFEKLFKFTGPNLKHLMDRPAVEGPDPQPGRYCLRLHKNRVYYASEALVRRATSVSRPRLAGVGTPIGRFTHHGAFHLTVHALDLLAAHARRRVWLKPDTERSFLFGNSVPKSSLARITENTKSGDGVVVMSMADVPLGFGVAARSAQDCRKADTNAVVVLHQSDAGEYLRKEEELM; from the coding sequence ATGTCAAATAAAACCAAGGGGCCTGGACcaaaaaccctagcctccgttcccaaccaccaccgccgccgcgcacCAAACCCTCCGCCCCcgagccccgccgccgccgccgccgctgccatgcGTCCGCTCGACGAGAAAGAGACCACGATGGTCTTCGAGAAGCTCTTCAAGTTCACGGGCCCCAACCTGAAGCACCTCATGGATAGGCCTGCCGTGGAGGGTCCCGACCCGCAGCCCGGCCGCTACTGCCTCCGCCTCCACAAGAACCGCGTCTACTACGCCTCCGAGGCCCTCGTGCGCCGCGCCACCTCCGTCTCCCGCCCGCGCCTCGCCGGCGTGGGGACCCCCATCGGCAGGTTCACCCACCACGGCGCGTTCCACCTCACCGTCCACGCGCTCGACCTCCTCGcggcccacgcgcgccgccgCGTCTGGCTCAAGCCCGACACCGAGCGTTCCTTCCTCTTCGGTAACTCCGTGCCCAAGTCCTCCCTCGCGCGCATCACCGAGAACACCAAGTCCGGGGACGGCGTCGTCGTCATGTCCATGGCTGACGTCCCGCTCGGGTTCGGCGTCGCGGCCAGGTCGGCACAGGACTGCAGGAAGGCCGACACCAACGCCGTCGTCGTGCTGCACCAGTCGGATGCCGGGGAGTACCTCcgcaaggaggaggagctcatgtgA